A part of Arthrobacter dokdonellae genomic DNA contains:
- a CDS encoding CoA transferase: MARALGLPHLAADPRFATNNARVAHRQELIPILEDALSADTAIHWQDRLTDAGVPAGHVSGIDQGLQHAQTLGLEPRRPAAAPRRHHGGG, from the coding sequence CTGGCCCGCGCCCTGGGCCTGCCCCACCTTGCGGCCGATCCGCGCTTCGCCACCAACAACGCCCGCGTGGCCCACCGCCAGGAACTGATCCCGATCCTGGAAGACGCCCTGTCCGCCGACACCGCCATCCACTGGCAGGACAGGCTCACGGACGCCGGAGTCCCGGCAGGACACGTCTCCGGAATCGACCAAGGCCTCCAGCACGCCCAAACCCTGGGACTGGAACCGCGACGGCCTGCAGCTGCTCCGCGACGCCATCATGGCGGTGGATAA
- a CDS encoding cupin domain-containing protein: MMLERSGDYGFDYELHEGSPVRIQWHFHGQSELQVAVQTWELPPGGFEGMHAHTENDTPLEEIYIVIEGAGRMRVDDETFDIAAGDSVLARVGTTHDLRNTGDGPLKMLIVWGKPGSADYSNFGSAKSAEAARAHRARPA; the protein is encoded by the coding sequence ATGATGCTTGAACGATCAGGTGACTACGGCTTTGACTATGAGCTGCACGAGGGTTCACCGGTGCGTATCCAATGGCATTTCCATGGCCAATCGGAGCTGCAGGTTGCGGTGCAGACTTGGGAACTGCCACCGGGCGGATTCGAAGGAATGCATGCCCATACTGAAAACGACACCCCGCTTGAGGAGATCTACATCGTCATCGAAGGTGCGGGACGCATGCGCGTGGATGACGAGACCTTCGACATCGCTGCCGGGGATTCGGTGCTCGCCCGTGTGGGGACGACCCACGACTTGCGCAACACCGGCGACGGGCCGCTCAAAATGCTGATCGTCTGGGGAAAACCAGGGTCAGCGGACTATTCGAATTTTGGCTCCGCAAAGTCGGCAGAGGCCGCACGCGCTCACCGTGCCCGCCCAGCATAG
- a CDS encoding phosphatase PAP2 family protein has protein sequence MSHTGASRKNPPEQDGHQSWHQKFIVEERFVPVAVRKRFYATSVVLVVIGLAMFLVLLEAVLTHTGFQRLDQPVNTWFMALRSPALTAVMVALAVIFGPIALPIIVLVVVVAWTLLAKHAWRPLLLAAGMATGVVLAEVIAHLVRHPRPPVNLMLLGADSTFSFPSGHVLGTSDFLLILAFLIASRRQTTALTVVLFSVAGVVILAQVASRLYLGYHWITDTTASMALALVILGVIMAIDTARTVRVRGESIHGAHSQPQVDGT, from the coding sequence ATGAGCCACACGGGCGCGTCAAGGAAAAACCCGCCGGAGCAGGATGGCCATCAGTCTTGGCATCAAAAGTTCATCGTTGAGGAACGTTTTGTTCCGGTTGCCGTCCGCAAACGGTTCTATGCCACCTCGGTGGTGCTGGTGGTGATCGGACTGGCCATGTTTTTGGTCCTCCTTGAAGCCGTCTTGACGCACACGGGGTTCCAACGTTTGGACCAGCCCGTCAACACCTGGTTCATGGCCCTGCGCTCCCCCGCGCTGACTGCCGTCATGGTGGCACTCGCTGTTATTTTCGGTCCCATAGCCCTGCCGATCATCGTCTTGGTCGTCGTCGTGGCCTGGACCTTGTTGGCCAAACACGCCTGGCGTCCTCTTCTCCTTGCTGCCGGCATGGCCACCGGCGTGGTGCTGGCCGAAGTCATCGCCCACCTCGTCCGCCACCCGCGACCGCCGGTCAACCTGATGCTCCTCGGCGCTGACAGCACCTTCTCATTTCCATCCGGCCATGTCCTGGGCACGTCGGATTTCCTGCTCATCCTGGCGTTTCTGATCGCCAGCCGGCGTCAAACAACAGCCCTCACCGTGGTCTTATTCAGCGTCGCCGGCGTCGTCATCCTTGCGCAAGTAGCCAGCCGGCTCTACCTGGGCTACCACTGGATCACGGACACCACCGCGTCCATGGCCCTTGCCCTGGTCATTCTGGGCGTCATCATGGCGATCGACACGGCCAGAACGGTCCGTGTTCGCGGCGAAAGTATTCACGGTGCGCATTCCCAGCCCCAGGTGGACGGCACATGA
- a CDS encoding helix-turn-helix domain-containing protein: MTSFAEGQALVQHVLGPVIEYERGRKPDLILTLDAYLAHQRSWQKTATALFVHRQTIIYRIRKISELTGLDLTETSGLAQAWIALQIHHAMDTGP, from the coding sequence TTGACCAGTTTCGCCGAGGGCCAGGCCCTGGTCCAGCATGTGCTCGGACCCGTCATTGAGTACGAGAGGGGACGCAAACCAGACCTCATCCTCACATTGGACGCATACCTCGCCCACCAGCGCTCCTGGCAAAAGACCGCCACCGCCCTCTTCGTCCACCGACAAACCATCATTTACCGCATCCGAAAAATCAGTGAACTGACGGGTCTTGATCTGACCGAAACGTCGGGGCTGGCCCAAGCCTGGATTGCCCTCCAGATCCACCACGCCATGGACACCGGGCCGTGA
- a CDS encoding ABC transporter ATP-binding protein, whose amino-acid sequence MNDPLSPPPDPAPILDVDGLVVRYGTKTAVEGVNLQISRGEIFGLLGPNGAGKTSTLSAIEGLLKPAAGTVMVDGVDIQRDPLAAKARLGVQLQASSFQSELTIEQIVRLYAGLYSLRITRADIADRIRSIGLGDELGKTFKSLSGGQQQRLSLLIAVIHEPILLLLDEPTSGLDPQSRRQLWDRIETLRTGGGSILLTTHSMEEAQAVCDRVAIIDHGRLLTLDTPAGLIAKHRNDPRVVQVARGDVTLEDVFIGLTGSEIRG is encoded by the coding sequence ATGAACGATCCATTAAGTCCACCGCCTGATCCTGCACCGATCCTGGACGTTGACGGCCTGGTGGTCCGGTACGGGACAAAAACCGCGGTTGAAGGGGTCAACCTTCAGATCAGCCGGGGTGAGATCTTTGGCCTGCTCGGACCGAACGGTGCGGGCAAGACGAGCACACTGAGCGCGATCGAAGGCCTTCTGAAGCCGGCTGCCGGTACCGTCATGGTGGACGGGGTGGACATCCAGCGCGACCCGCTCGCGGCGAAGGCACGCCTGGGCGTTCAGCTGCAGGCCTCCAGTTTCCAGTCGGAGCTGACCATTGAGCAGATCGTGAGGCTGTACGCGGGCCTGTACAGCCTGCGGATCACCAGGGCGGACATCGCCGACCGGATTCGCAGCATCGGGCTCGGTGACGAGCTGGGAAAGACGTTCAAGTCACTCTCCGGCGGGCAGCAACAAAGGTTGTCCCTGCTGATCGCCGTGATCCACGAGCCGATCCTGTTGCTGCTCGATGAGCCAACCTCGGGACTGGACCCGCAGTCACGACGCCAGTTGTGGGACCGCATCGAGACGCTGCGCACCGGCGGCGGCAGCATCCTACTGACGACCCATTCGATGGAAGAAGCGCAGGCAGTGTGCGATCGTGTCGCGATCATCGACCATGGCAGGCTGCTCACCCTCGACACGCCGGCGGGACTGATCGCCAAGCACCGGAACGACCCGCGGGTGGTGCAGGTCGCCCGCGGCGACGTGACCCTTGAAGACGTGTTCATCGGACTGACAGGGAGCGAAATCCGTGGCTGA
- a CDS encoding DUF1206 domain-containing protein, which translates to MRPGRAARRTASRAHNSRALTSVARIGFAASGLMHLLMGYIAIRIALHHGGESDQSGAFAELVKLPGGMVVIWVTVAGLAALGLWLLLQAGLGIGSSSKKRWARSLVSLGKAVAYLALAFTALSIALRHPTSSTTSTRHATGTLLSLPGGQALLVLLGIITAGIGGYFIYKGARQKFREDITLPSGPSRPAITVLAMTGYIAKGIAILTLGVLFVVAAVKVDPQDASGLDGALKSLAALPFGEAILIVVAIGLIAYGLYSFARARLATL; encoded by the coding sequence ATGAGGCCCGGCCGGGCGGCCCGCCGGACAGCCAGCCGCGCGCACAACAGCCGGGCGCTGACCTCGGTCGCACGAATCGGGTTCGCTGCCAGCGGACTCATGCACCTGCTGATGGGGTACATCGCCATCCGCATCGCCCTCCACCACGGCGGGGAGTCAGATCAATCCGGAGCCTTCGCCGAGTTGGTCAAACTACCGGGGGGAATGGTGGTCATCTGGGTCACCGTTGCCGGCCTCGCGGCACTGGGACTGTGGCTCCTGCTCCAGGCAGGACTGGGCATCGGGTCCTCGTCGAAGAAACGCTGGGCCCGGAGCCTGGTGTCTCTGGGCAAGGCTGTCGCCTACCTCGCGTTGGCGTTCACCGCCCTTTCCATCGCGCTCCGGCACCCCACCAGCTCCACGACGTCTACCCGCCACGCGACAGGCACGCTGCTGTCCCTTCCCGGCGGCCAGGCCCTGCTCGTTCTCCTTGGCATCATCACGGCCGGCATTGGCGGCTACTTCATCTACAAGGGGGCACGGCAAAAGTTCCGCGAGGACATCACGCTCCCGTCGGGACCCTCCCGGCCCGCCATCACGGTGCTGGCCATGACCGGATACATTGCCAAAGGCATAGCGATCCTCACCCTCGGCGTCCTCTTCGTCGTCGCAGCGGTGAAAGTCGACCCCCAGGATGCCTCAGGTCTCGACGGCGCCCTGAAATCACTGGCCGCCCTGCCGTTCGGCGAAGCAATCCTCATCGTCGTCGCGATCGGACTCATCGCCTATGGACTCTACAGCTTCGCCCGTGCCCGGCTCGCGACACTCTGA